One Oceanicoccus sagamiensis genomic region harbors:
- a CDS encoding TetR/AcrR family transcriptional regulator, with protein sequence MSEKSPSSKKNYHHGNLRKTLLDEAAILLREQGEAGLSMRKLADRVGVSRTAPYHHFKDKRELLCAIAEEGFRQFRLAIHPPELAGSFSIDQQRIRQLVKDYVDFAIGHSEYYDLMFGSHLWKTEGLTETLKEEAYGAFRSYLDGFSAWQGQPAVTADLDPLRFAQVSWGTLHGMSRLLLDGIYVDDKAREAMCEATAQMFWRALRA encoded by the coding sequence ATGAGCGAAAAATCACCCTCCAGTAAAAAGAACTATCACCACGGCAATCTGCGCAAGACGCTGTTGGATGAAGCGGCTATCTTGCTCCGAGAGCAGGGAGAAGCGGGCCTTTCCATGCGTAAATTGGCGGATCGTGTTGGAGTGTCCCGCACCGCCCCCTATCACCACTTTAAAGATAAGCGGGAATTACTCTGCGCTATCGCCGAAGAGGGCTTTCGGCAATTCCGGCTGGCGATACACCCGCCAGAGCTTGCGGGCAGTTTTAGTATTGACCAGCAGCGGATCAGGCAGTTGGTTAAAGATTATGTCGATTTTGCCATCGGCCATAGCGAATACTACGACTTGATGTTTGGTAGCCATTTATGGAAAACCGAAGGCCTGACCGAGACGCTAAAGGAAGAGGCCTATGGCGCCTTCCGCAGCTACCTCGATGGCTTTAGTGCCTGGCAGGGCCAGCCTGCGGTGACAGCAGACCTTGACCCATTGCGCTTTGCTCAGGTGTCCTGGGGAACTCTGCACGGCATGAGCCGTCTGTTATTGGACGGTATTTATGTTGATGATAAGGCCAGAGAGGCAATGTGTGAGGCAACGGCACAGATGTTTTGGCGGGCCTTAAGGGCCTGA
- a CDS encoding helix-turn-helix transcriptional regulator has product MAHFSALITDRLSFETVLDQNVFSVIIRGHSPAPTNESIQIATAIILKMCKLTANKEIAPIKAHTINDSFPSKDLSFIKKLVNCEIAFNADCYQIDFNNEELVKPLLSHCPEMTNELDKTMIKQLNSYHSTPYSSKAIKIILSIIGSGTVRQQQVANAMLMTPKKLQRKLAKEQTNFSSLLQQAREKLAKTYLQDHQYSVKKTGFLLGYMDETSFTKAFKGWTGETPTDFLHHATEL; this is encoded by the coding sequence CTGGCTCATTTCAGTGCTTTAATCACAGACCGCCTCTCCTTCGAAACGGTATTAGATCAAAACGTTTTCAGTGTGATTATTCGTGGGCATAGCCCTGCCCCCACCAATGAGTCTATTCAGATTGCTACGGCTATTATTCTAAAAATGTGCAAGCTGACCGCCAATAAAGAAATAGCGCCCATTAAAGCTCATACTATTAATGACTCGTTTCCAAGCAAGGATCTCAGCTTTATCAAAAAGCTGGTCAACTGTGAGATCGCATTTAATGCTGACTGCTATCAAATTGATTTTAATAACGAGGAATTAGTTAAGCCATTACTCTCCCACTGCCCTGAAATGACTAACGAGCTTGATAAGACGATGATCAAACAGCTCAACAGTTATCACTCAACCCCTTATAGCAGCAAGGCAATCAAAATTATTTTAAGTATTATCGGTTCAGGTACGGTCAGACAACAGCAGGTGGCTAACGCTATGCTGATGACACCCAAGAAGCTGCAAAGAAAACTGGCTAAAGAGCAGACTAATTTTTCCTCGTTGCTACAACAGGCACGAGAAAAGCTGGCTAAAACCTATCTACAGGATCACCAGTATTCGGTTAAAAAAACAGGTTTTTTACTGGGCTATATGGATGAAACATCCTTTACCAAGGCCTTTAAAGGTTGGACAGGCGAAACACCTACGGATTTTTTACACCATGCGACAGAGCTTTAA
- a CDS encoding NADPH-dependent 2,4-dienoyl-CoA reductase, whose protein sequence is MSNYPNMLKPLDLGFTQLANRVLMGSMHTGLEEAPDGHKRMAAFFAERARGGVGLIVTGGFGPNKRAATHEHTKMLWSDEDCADHRLITEAVHAEGGKICMQILHTGRYAFNENPIAPSAIQAPINPFKPKAATAEEVEEQIEDFVRTSILAQKSGYDGVEIMGSEGYFLNQFLAQRTNQRDDQWGGSYENRMRLPVEVVRRVREATGENFIIIYRLSMLDLVEGGSSFDEIVTLGKAIEEAGATIINTGIGWHEARIPTIATKVPRAAFTWVTAKFKEVLNVPLITSNRINTPEIAEQVLARGDADMVSLARPFLADPEFVNKAAAGKSDEINTCIGCNQACLDHVFVGKMTSCLVNPRACHETELNLIPTTAVKQLAVVGAGPAGLAFATAAASRGHEVTLFDAADEIGGQFNIAKQIPGKEEFYETLRYFARQIELTGVTLKLNTRVNAEQLRDSNFDEVIIATGIQARTPEIEGVDHPMVLSYLDVLKDKANVGEKVAIIGAGGIGFDVAEYLGHEGESTSQNIPAFMQEWGVDMTLAARGGVEGIDAQPTPPKRKLTLLQRKNSKVGGGLGKTTGWIHRTGLINRGVDMVPGCEYQKIDDQGLHVKIGDQEKLFAVDNIIICAGQDPLRELADSIDNKPVHLIGGADIAAELDAKRAIDQGMRLAAEL, encoded by the coding sequence ATGAGCAACTACCCCAATATGCTAAAACCCCTGGATTTGGGATTTACCCAGCTAGCCAATCGTGTGCTGATGGGCTCCATGCATACCGGTCTGGAAGAGGCCCCCGATGGCCATAAGCGGATGGCAGCCTTTTTTGCCGAGCGCGCCCGGGGCGGTGTTGGCCTGATTGTGACCGGCGGCTTTGGCCCCAATAAAAGAGCAGCCACCCATGAGCATACCAAGATGCTATGGAGTGACGAAGACTGCGCTGACCACCGTTTGATTACTGAGGCGGTACATGCCGAGGGCGGTAAAATTTGCATGCAGATTTTGCATACCGGCCGCTATGCCTTTAATGAAAATCCGATTGCCCCCTCTGCCATTCAGGCACCGATTAATCCCTTTAAACCCAAAGCTGCAACAGCGGAAGAAGTTGAAGAACAAATCGAAGATTTTGTTCGCACCTCTATTCTCGCGCAAAAGTCAGGTTATGACGGCGTGGAAATTATGGGCTCTGAAGGCTACTTCCTGAATCAGTTTTTAGCCCAGCGCACCAACCAGCGTGACGACCAATGGGGTGGCAGTTATGAAAACCGTATGCGCCTGCCGGTAGAAGTCGTTCGCCGTGTGCGCGAAGCGACGGGTGAGAATTTTATTATTATCTACCGTCTGTCGATGCTGGATTTGGTCGAAGGTGGTAGCAGCTTTGATGAGATTGTGACTCTGGGTAAAGCCATTGAAGAAGCAGGTGCCACGATTATTAATACCGGTATTGGCTGGCATGAAGCGCGTATTCCCACTATTGCTACCAAAGTACCGCGCGCGGCTTTTACCTGGGTGACCGCAAAGTTTAAAGAAGTGCTTAACGTCCCCCTGATTACCTCCAACCGCATCAATACCCCGGAGATAGCCGAGCAAGTATTAGCACGAGGTGATGCGGATATGGTGTCTCTGGCCCGCCCTTTTCTCGCGGACCCGGAGTTTGTTAATAAAGCGGCGGCGGGGAAAAGTGACGAAATAAATACCTGCATTGGCTGCAACCAAGCCTGCCTTGACCATGTCTTTGTCGGCAAAATGACCAGCTGTCTGGTTAACCCAAGAGCCTGCCATGAAACCGAATTAAATTTAATTCCCACCACCGCCGTTAAGCAATTAGCTGTTGTTGGTGCCGGGCCTGCGGGCCTTGCCTTTGCCACGGCAGCAGCCAGTCGCGGCCATGAGGTAACGCTATTTGATGCGGCGGATGAAATTGGCGGGCAGTTTAATATTGCCAAGCAAATTCCCGGTAAAGAAGAGTTTTATGAAACCCTGCGCTACTTTGCTCGGCAGATAGAATTAACCGGCGTTACACTCAAACTCAATACCCGAGTCAATGCCGAACAATTACGTGATAGTAACTTTGATGAAGTCATTATTGCCACGGGCATTCAAGCAAGAACCCCGGAGATTGAAGGTGTCGATCACCCCATGGTACTGAGCTATCTGGATGTTTTAAAAGACAAGGCCAATGTCGGTGAAAAGGTAGCCATTATCGGTGCCGGTGGTATTGGTTTTGATGTGGCGGAATATCTGGGCCACGAAGGTGAGTCCACCAGCCAAAATATTCCAGCCTTTATGCAGGAATGGGGGGTGGATATGACTCTTGCTGCCCGTGGCGGTGTTGAAGGTATTGATGCACAGCCTACCCCACCCAAGCGCAAACTCACTCTGCTGCAACGTAAAAACAGCAAAGTCGGTGGTGGCCTTGGTAAAACGACCGGCTGGATTCACCGCACCGGCCTGATCAACCGCGGCGTTGATATGGTCCCCGGTTGTGAGTATCAAAAAATTGATGATCAGGGTTTGCATGTAAAAATCGGTGACCAGGAAAAATTATTTGCGGTAGACAATATTATTATCTGCGCGGGGCAGGACCCACTGCGGGAACTGGCCGACAGTATTGATAATAAGCCTGTCCACCTGATTGGCGGTGCTGATATCGCTGCCGAACTGGATGCCAAGCGCGCTATCGATCAAGGTATGCGACTGGCAGCTGAACTTTAA
- a CDS encoding OprD family outer membrane porin, with protein MNANSLRAKLLSLLIVIQAPQVLANTGPEYLEFESEQSPISAAFFQYKLPFAEERHNKLHLRSYYFERDRDLAPDSQDWAGGGWFSVVTDYWDDRIKLGGTAYTSQKIYADDDKLDTGLLERGHNSFSGLSELYASLILGSTALQLGRYEINMPYINKSDTRMIPQTFEGASVTFNITPAWTVVSGVVSKIKPKNDSEFISLYEDANVDGDKNVKGIGSIYTGQNGSFAGLYYFDAPEFFDNTYLEVSKQYALGDSRSIQWGGQYTHQQAKGKKLGGDFSVDHFGTKVTWKSPAYSVSAAYTYYSETELLRSPWGSVPGYTSVMVKDFSRPGEHAGLIAMTWYLKAMGAPDIEANIKYVDGDTPDCGSQASPDQQETDITIQYKPAPEYLRGLSFRVRKAWVEQQHSCRGNDARDLEDIRLMLNYQLSF; from the coding sequence TTGAACGCTAACAGTCTCCGCGCCAAACTACTCAGCTTGCTTATTGTGATTCAGGCGCCTCAGGTGCTGGCCAATACCGGGCCTGAGTATCTTGAATTTGAATCAGAGCAGTCCCCCATTAGCGCTGCTTTTTTTCAATATAAACTGCCCTTTGCCGAGGAGCGCCATAATAAGCTCCACTTGCGCAGCTATTATTTTGAGCGAGACAGAGATTTGGCTCCCGACTCACAGGACTGGGCTGGGGGAGGCTGGTTTAGTGTGGTTACCGACTACTGGGACGATAGAATAAAACTGGGGGGCACGGCTTATACCTCGCAGAAAATTTATGCAGATGACGATAAGTTAGATACTGGCTTGCTTGAGCGTGGCCACAACAGCTTCAGTGGCTTGTCAGAGTTATATGCCAGTTTGATTCTAGGGTCTACCGCCTTGCAGCTTGGCCGCTACGAAATCAATATGCCTTATATTAATAAGTCAGATACGCGTATGATTCCGCAAACCTTTGAGGGGGCCTCTGTAACATTCAATATCACGCCCGCGTGGACGGTGGTAAGCGGTGTTGTCTCAAAAATAAAACCCAAGAACGATAGCGAATTTATCTCACTGTATGAAGATGCCAACGTAGACGGTGATAAAAATGTGAAAGGCATAGGCTCTATTTATACAGGTCAGAACGGATCGTTTGCGGGCTTATATTATTTTGATGCGCCAGAATTTTTTGATAATACCTACCTGGAAGTTAGCAAACAGTATGCCTTAGGTGATAGCCGTTCTATTCAATGGGGTGGTCAATATACCCATCAACAAGCTAAAGGTAAAAAGCTCGGTGGCGACTTTTCTGTTGATCACTTTGGTACTAAGGTCACCTGGAAGTCACCCGCTTATAGCGTGTCCGCGGCCTATACTTATTACTCAGAAACAGAACTGTTGCGCAGCCCTTGGGGCAGTGTTCCCGGTTATACCTCCGTTATGGTTAAGGATTTTTCAAGGCCAGGTGAACATGCCGGTTTAATTGCAATGACCTGGTACCTTAAAGCGATGGGTGCGCCAGATATTGAAGCGAATATTAAATATGTGGATGGAGATACCCCGGATTGTGGCAGTCAGGCTTCTCCAGACCAGCAGGAAACCGATATCACTATTCAATACAAACCTGCGCCAGAGTATTTGCGCGGTTTATCCTTTCGGGTGCGTAAAGCCTGGGTAGAGCAGCAGCACAGTTGCCGGGGTAATGATGCGCGCGACCTTGAAGATATTAGATTAATGCTTAATTACCAGCTTAGCTTTTAG
- a CDS encoding TrkA C-terminal domain-containing protein, protein MTESSSFLDVISVLHEQPVLALFLIIGIGYLIGAIRIGTFSLGPVAGVLFAGIFLGNFDFKMDPGAQSVGFALFIFSVGYQAGPRFFDVLRTDGLRYFLLALVVASTGFGVAVALTKVMDFAPGTSAGLLAGGLTSSPTLAAAQEALRSGQVAAPDGISTDAMMDNVATGYAITYIFGLAGLIAIIKLLPNILGIDLKAEAKKLESADASSNSSQMGTVSSRVYRLTNEALTQLSIKELKEKYWDKTSVVRVRRDGNILPIDADDDGDIDIASGKLKLNDELLVLAPIEYYTHALADVGEEIDPKQDFDQFNTGSAKVVVTKKMAIGKTLAELDLPQYYGVLLMGITRMGTVVPCNQDTVVNRGDVLTVMGGQDYVNVLGVDVGHVERDIAETDMVTFAFGIAFGVMIGMLGITVGQLSIGLGSAGACWLLG, encoded by the coding sequence ATGACTGAATCCAGTTCGTTTTTAGATGTTATCTCCGTGCTGCATGAGCAGCCGGTATTGGCGTTATTTTTAATTATAGGTATTGGTTATCTTATCGGTGCAATCCGTATAGGCACCTTTTCCTTAGGACCAGTAGCCGGTGTTTTATTTGCCGGTATTTTTTTGGGAAATTTCGATTTTAAAATGGACCCCGGTGCTCAATCGGTAGGCTTTGCCTTATTTATATTTTCTGTTGGTTATCAAGCGGGCCCCCGCTTTTTTGATGTGCTGCGCACCGATGGCTTAAGGTATTTTTTACTGGCGCTGGTTGTTGCATCAACCGGTTTTGGTGTGGCTGTGGCCTTAACCAAGGTGATGGACTTTGCTCCGGGCACCTCTGCGGGCCTGTTAGCCGGTGGTTTAACCAGTTCGCCGACACTGGCTGCGGCGCAGGAAGCCCTGCGTAGCGGTCAAGTCGCAGCCCCTGATGGGATTAGCACAGACGCGATGATGGATAACGTTGCCACCGGTTATGCGATTACTTATATTTTTGGCTTGGCCGGTTTAATTGCCATTATTAAATTGCTGCCCAATATTTTGGGTATTGATTTAAAAGCCGAAGCCAAAAAACTGGAGTCGGCGGATGCCAGTTCCAACTCTTCCCAAATGGGCACTGTATCCTCACGAGTTTATCGTTTAACCAATGAGGCTTTAACGCAGCTATCTATCAAAGAACTAAAAGAAAAATACTGGGATAAAACTTCTGTCGTTAGAGTCAGGCGTGACGGTAATATTTTGCCCATAGACGCCGACGACGATGGTGATATTGATATAGCCTCCGGCAAACTAAAACTGAATGATGAGCTGCTAGTCCTTGCCCCCATTGAGTATTACACCCACGCCTTAGCCGATGTAGGTGAAGAAATTGACCCTAAACAAGACTTTGATCAATTTAATACCGGCAGCGCGAAAGTGGTGGTCACCAAAAAAATGGCTATTGGCAAAACACTGGCCGAGTTAGACCTGCCTCAATACTATGGCGTATTGCTGATGGGAATTACTCGTATGGGCACCGTTGTACCCTGTAACCAGGACACGGTAGTCAATCGTGGTGATGTACTAACCGTTATGGGCGGACAGGATTACGTCAATGTATTAGGCGTTGATGTCGGTCATGTTGAGCGTGACATTGCAGAAACTGATATGGTCACTTTTGCCTTTGGTATTGCCTTTGGTGTAATGATTGGCATGTTAGGTATCACGGTAGGGCAGCTATCGATCGGTTTGGGCTCAGCCGGGGCTTGTTGGCTTCTGGGTTAA